A region from the Saccharomonospora azurea NA-128 genome encodes:
- a CDS encoding GNAT family N-acetyltransferase gives MSFARIDPLLPDVVDPGEGERLTVAASGRTTVSAVLYRARHDGWSALWHPRVVWELTPVSPDVGAGGMAALLDALRERLRQERPGTDSACSVTWPSRDLGAGQALAAHGFAPYTVLAAREATSPAVDSADCSAAEIRPLTGDAEALVPDVVDLWREEWHYAVSVGAAVHRPDAAALLEGELRRAVSAAEPMWVAEADGVLAGLALCRWPAPQPRLPSGSWAQLHTVSVAASARGRGIGRALVAAAHDRLLARGARGTYVFYSPHNALSTVFWHRQGYRPLWTTWEARPATAAR, from the coding sequence GTGAGCTTCGCCCGGATCGACCCGCTTCTGCCGGACGTCGTCGATCCGGGCGAGGGCGAACGGCTGACGGTCGCGGCCTCGGGGCGGACAACGGTGTCGGCCGTGCTCTACCGCGCCCGTCACGACGGCTGGTCGGCGCTGTGGCATCCGCGCGTGGTGTGGGAGTTGACGCCGGTGTCGCCGGACGTCGGCGCCGGCGGGATGGCGGCCCTGCTCGACGCGCTGCGCGAGCGACTCCGCCAGGAGCGTCCCGGGACCGACTCGGCGTGCAGCGTGACCTGGCCGAGCCGTGACCTCGGCGCGGGCCAGGCGCTGGCGGCCCACGGCTTCGCCCCGTACACGGTGCTCGCCGCACGGGAGGCGACGTCTCCGGCGGTCGACTCCGCCGACTGCTCGGCGGCGGAGATCAGGCCGCTGACCGGAGACGCCGAGGCACTCGTCCCCGATGTGGTGGACCTGTGGCGGGAGGAATGGCACTACGCCGTGTCGGTCGGCGCGGCCGTGCACAGGCCCGACGCGGCGGCATTGCTGGAGGGCGAGCTGCGGCGCGCCGTGTCCGCGGCGGAACCGATGTGGGTGGCGGAAGCCGACGGCGTCCTCGCGGGCCTGGCTCTGTGCCGATGGCCCGCGCCGCAGCCACGTCTGCCGAGCGGGTCGTGGGCGCAGCTGCACACCGTGTCCGTGGCCGCGTCCGCGCGCGGTCGCGGCATCGGGCGCGCTCTCGTCGCGGCCGCGCACGACCGCTTGCTCGCTCGAGGAGCGCGGGGCACGTACGTGTTCTACAGTCCGCACAACGCGCTGTCGACGGTGTTCTGGCACCGCCAGGGATATCGTCCACTGTGGACCACCTGGGAGGCACGTCCCGCGACGGCCGCACGGTGA
- a CDS encoding GNAT family N-acetyltransferase gives MTEPTDLVADQNQRWASLDPLLAHGTEPGPGRTVVATLADGSRATAVLAEHHDRGQHVWTLTPFLGRHGGAGMDAVLRALRAHLDRSPPPADSVCTLTWPSRDADCVRPLLLHGLVPVLALGVRTTVDAVSRTTPNAVEVRPAEPDDAESVERLARQETEHSSLFSVSAPPNGHTEDAVTDALHTPGLIWVAERRDTAANPVVGLIQLREVESDSPEFEGLLPAGRWGQIVRISVRPDLRGRGVGRALSTTAHAAFARAGLRRGVVWYSPLNPRASVFWHRQGYRPLWTVWQCSPASALR, from the coding sequence ATGACCGAGCCGACAGACCTGGTCGCCGACCAGAACCAGCGATGGGCGTCGCTGGACCCGTTGTTGGCTCACGGCACCGAGCCGGGGCCGGGCCGCACCGTGGTGGCGACGTTGGCCGACGGTTCCCGAGCCACCGCCGTCCTCGCCGAGCATCACGACCGGGGACAGCACGTGTGGACCCTCACGCCGTTTCTCGGTCGGCACGGCGGTGCGGGCATGGACGCCGTGTTGCGGGCCCTACGCGCTCACCTCGACCGTTCTCCCCCACCGGCCGACTCGGTGTGCACGTTGACCTGGCCGAGCCGGGACGCCGACTGCGTTCGCCCGCTGCTGCTCCACGGCCTCGTGCCCGTCCTCGCGCTCGGAGTGCGCACCACCGTCGACGCGGTGTCGCGAACGACTCCGAACGCGGTCGAGGTACGGCCCGCGGAGCCCGACGACGCCGAGTCCGTCGAGCGGCTCGCCCGGCAGGAGACCGAACACTCGTCGCTCTTCTCCGTGTCCGCTCCGCCGAACGGTCACACCGAGGACGCCGTGACCGACGCACTGCACACGCCCGGTCTGATCTGGGTGGCGGAACGTCGCGACACGGCCGCGAACCCGGTCGTGGGACTGATCCAGCTCAGGGAGGTCGAGTCGGACTCACCGGAGTTCGAGGGACTTCTCCCCGCGGGGAGATGGGGGCAAATCGTGCGCATCTCCGTGCGTCCCGACCTGCGAGGACGTGGCGTCGGACGGGCTCTGTCCACCACCGCCCACGCGGCCTTCGCCCGCGCCGGCCTGCGACGCGGTGTCGTCTGGTACAGCCCCCTGAACCCCCGCGCGTCGGTGTTCTGGCATCGGCAGGGCTACCGGCCGCTGTGGACCGTGTGGCAGTGCAGCCCGGCCTCGGCGCTGCGTTGA